From the Thermoproteota archaeon genome, the window ATGGAGGTAAATCTGCCCAATCTTCTGGGAGAAGTAATCTGCGATTATCTGGATGATCTTCAAAGAAAACACCTAACATCTCAAAGCATTCTCTTTCATGAAATTCTACGCTGTAAAATACATCTCTAAGACTTGGTAACCTAGTGGAATCCTTACCAGGACTTGGTTTGTCTTCTCTTGGAGCTCTTGTAGATAGAGCTAAGATTTGTTTTGCTAAAGTAGGATCAGTATAGGAACCTAGATGGTAAACTACTTCTATTTCTTTATCAGCAGGATAATCTACACCGCTTACAGATTCTGCATGATCAAAATTTAATTCATCGCGAATGAACTGTGCAACTTCTTTAACATTTTCTTTGCTTGCTTTGACGCCAATTCTATTTGGTTTTACAAAAGTAATTTCTGCCTTGTCATTGAATTTTTTTGTAATCTTATCAGCAATTCCTTTTTCAAATTTTGGAAGCTCTGGTTCTTTCTTTGCTACTTCCTTTTTTTCATCAGCGGCAGCTGGTTTTGTTTCAGTACTCATTAGACAGTCTTCCTAGCCTTCATTCTCTTAATTTTCTCCTGTAGGAGCATACATCCTTGTATAAGAGTTTCAGGTCTAGGTGGACATCCTGGAACATACACATCTACAGGTAACACACCGTCTATGCCAGGAAGTACGTTGTAGGAATCAAAATAGAGTCCTCCGGTGATTGCACATGCACCCATTGCAATTACATACTTTGGTTCTGGCATTTGATCATATACAAGACGTAGTCTTGGAGCCATCTTTCTTGTGATTGTTCCTTGTACAACAACAAGATCACATTGTCTAAGGGAACCAAATGCTTCAATGATGCCAAATCTTTCAACATCGTATCTTGGTCCTGATGCTGCACCAAATTCTACACTGCAACAGGCCGTTTCGATGTGAACTGGCCATAATGACCAAATTCTTGACCAATTGAGTGCATAACCTAGTGGTTGATCAACTGCCTTTTCTAAAATATCTCCCAACTTGCCAACAAACACATTAGCGGTTTGTGGAGTCACAAGATCTTTTAGCATTTTATTTCCTGTCCTCCATTATACTCGGATTATAACTTGCGATTACCAAATGTTTCGTCTCCCTGATTGATACAGTGCAAATGCCATTGCTGCAAACATAATTGCTAAGAATCCAATAATTGGAAGAGTGGCGGCTTTTGGAAGATTCAGAATTGTGCTTCCCCATGCATAAAGAAAGATTGCCATAACATCAAAGACAACGAACATGAGAATGTATGCATAATATTGCATCATAAAATGAGTACGACCTTCGCCCTTTGGAACTTGACCACATTCCATTGGCAAAAACTTTACAGGATTGCTCAATCTTCTGGGTGCAATCATTCTTGAAATTAAAAGTGCGGGAGCTGTTGCAGCTACTGCAAACCCAAACATCATCAATATAGTACTATAGTTAGCCGCTACTTCCCCTACCAAAGTAGCTTTGAAACCCTGAAGATGGTATAAAAAGCTATGCTCGGTTTTTGGATCGCAGATTTTTCTTTAAGTAAATTTTTTGCAAAGTCCTTAATATGACTAGATCTGTTTTTGAAATATGGCCCTCAATGTAGGTGACAAGGCTCCAGCTTTTGAGCTTGTAGATACAGAACTAAAAATGAGAAAGCTTGACGAATTCAAAGGGAAAAAAGTCATTTTATCATTCTTTGTAGCTGCAAGTTCTCCAGTATGTGAGACTGAAATGTGTACTTTTAGAGATTCATGGAAAGAAATTTCTAATCTTGGCGCACAGGTAGTAGCCATTAGTAACGACGGACCTTTTGCAAACAAAGCATTTGCAAAACAACACAACATTAACTTTCCCGTACTTGGTGACTATACCAGTAAGACCATTAGAGCTTACGATGTTCTAATGCCAGATCTCCTTCATGTTAAAGACTACAATGCAGCAAAGCGTTCTGTCTTTATCGTAATGGAAGACGGTACGATTGGTTACAAGTGGGTTTCTGAAGATCCATTAAAGGAACCAAACTATAACGAAATCAAAGAATTTCTAAAATCAAACTAATTTTTCTTTTTTATTATTCGATTTCTGCGATGACATCATTTTTTGCAACAGAGTTGCCTTTCTTTACTTTGATCAATTTTACAACTCCATCCTTGTGAGATTTTATGCCAACTTGCATCTTCATTGATTCTAAAGTACAGATTGTATCACCTTTTTTCACTGATGCACCTTCTTCAACTGCAATTGAGACAACCTTACCAGGAATTTGGCTGTGTAATGCCAATTTGGAATCACCTGCTCCTGCACCACCAGAGTTTTTGTAAACTATTTTATCCAAATTGATGTGTTTGTTGACTATCATTGGTACTCCATCAACAACCATGTTTAGCTCCGCAGTGGAGGTCTGGAGGTATTTGACTGTATGATATTGTTGGTCTAAGACAAATTCTATTCCTTTAGAATCCATTTGCAAGATTTTGATATTTCTGTCATCCCCGTTAATTTTGATTGTATACTCATTATTTCCATGATTTTGGAGAATTTCTCCGTTGAAGACTTGTTCAATATCTTTGATTTTGAATTCCATCATTAGCTCACCTATAATCTACTCTTCCATGTGGAATTAGCATCAGTAGAATCTTTCACTCTGCTCTTAAAGTATTCCGAGTGGATTATTGCTGCAGCAAGTGCTGCTTCTTTATTTTTTTCTTTATCAGCCTTGATGTCTTCTGTTAATCTATCAATAATTCCATATCTTTTCAAAAAGTCAGTAGAGAGTTCACCCTTCTTGTATTCTTCCGTTCTAAGAATTGTTTTGTATAATGGAATTGAAGTTTCTACTCCTTGAATGTAGAAATCATCTAATGCAGTAAGCATTCGTCGTCTTGATTCATCAAATGTTGGTCCCCATGTACATAATTTTGCCATCAATGAATCATAAAATGGTGATACAGTACAACCAGAATACAAGTAAGTGTCACAACGAACGTTTGGTCCAGATGGAATGTTTACTTCAGGTACAGGTCCAGTTGATGGTGCAAAATCCAAAAATGTATCTTCTGCATTAATTCTACATTCAATTGCATAACCATTCATTTTTAGATCTTTTTGTTTGAATGGAAGTGGTTCTCCGTTTGCAATA encodes:
- a CDS encoding NADH-quinone oxidoreductase subunit C, which produces MSTETKPAAADEKKEVAKKEPELPKFEKGIADKITKKFNDKAEITFVKPNRIGVKASKENVKEVAQFIRDELNFDHAESVSGVDYPADKEIEVVYHLGSYTDPTLAKQILALSTRAPREDKPSPGKDSTRLPSLRDVFYSVEFHERECFEMLGVFFEDHPDNRRLLLPEDWADLPPLRKDFRIKGR
- a CDS encoding NADH-quinone oxidoreductase subunit B gives rise to the protein MLKDLVTPQTANVFVGKLGDILEKAVDQPLGYALNWSRIWSLWPVHIETACCSVEFGAASGPRYDVERFGIIEAFGSLRQCDLVVVQGTITRKMAPRLRLVYDQMPEPKYVIAMGACAITGGLYFDSYNVLPGIDGVLPVDVYVPGCPPRPETLIQGCMLLQEKIKRMKARKTV
- a CDS encoding NADH-quinone oxidoreductase subunit A, with product MFGFAVAATAPALLISRMIAPRRLSNPVKFLPMECGQVPKGEGRTHFMMQYYAYILMFVVFDVMAIFLYAWGSTILNLPKAATLPIIGFLAIMFAAMAFALYQSGRRNIW
- a CDS encoding peroxiredoxin, which encodes MALNVGDKAPAFELVDTELKMRKLDEFKGKKVILSFFVAASSPVCETEMCTFRDSWKEISNLGAQVVAISNDGPFANKAFAKQHNINFPVLGDYTSKTIRAYDVLMPDLLHVKDYNAAKRSVFIVMEDGTIGYKWVSEDPLKEPNYNEIKEFLKSN
- a CDS encoding acetyl-CoA carboxylase biotin carboxyl carrier protein subunit; translated protein: MEFKIKDIEQVFNGEILQNHGNNEYTIKINGDDRNIKILQMDSKGIEFVLDQQYHTVKYLQTSTAELNMVVDGVPMIVNKHINLDKIVYKNSGGAGAGDSKLALHSQIPGKVVSIAVEEGASVKKGDTICTLESMKMQVGIKSHKDGVVKLIKVKKGNSVAKNDVIAEIE